The proteins below come from a single Synechococcus sp. WH 8101 genomic window:
- a CDS encoding alpha/beta fold hydrolase, whose product MTLAPDAAPTRQVEPWRFRGHAVHSLSCGPSASSADQGQPALLLVHGFGASTEHWRHNIPVLSRSHEVHAIDLLGFGCSAKPAELAYGGVLWRDQLVAYVQERIGRPTVIAGNSLGGFAALAAGAALGPEAAGVVLLNAAGPFSDEQQPAKGWGAIARQTIGAALLKSPLLQRLLFENLRRPATIRRTLNQVYIDRTNVDDALVEAIRRPSLDPGAFGVFRTVFDIPRGQPLDELFAVLQAPLLLLWGIRDPWINAAGRRASFQRHAPAATTEVVLEAGHCPHDEVPDQVNAALLDWLASLPPRQACRPEHR is encoded by the coding sequence GTGACCCTTGCTCCAGATGCTGCTCCGACCCGCCAGGTCGAGCCCTGGCGCTTCCGCGGCCATGCCGTGCATAGCCTCAGTTGCGGTCCCAGTGCCTCCAGTGCTGATCAAGGCCAGCCGGCCTTGCTGCTGGTGCATGGCTTCGGAGCCTCCACCGAGCACTGGCGCCACAACATCCCCGTGCTCAGCCGCAGCCATGAGGTGCATGCCATCGATCTGCTCGGCTTCGGCTGCAGTGCCAAGCCGGCGGAGCTCGCCTATGGCGGTGTCCTCTGGCGCGATCAGCTGGTGGCCTACGTGCAGGAGCGGATCGGCCGCCCCACGGTGATCGCCGGCAACTCCCTCGGTGGCTTCGCGGCCCTGGCTGCCGGTGCTGCCCTCGGCCCCGAGGCCGCCGGCGTGGTGCTGCTCAATGCGGCCGGACCGTTCAGCGACGAGCAGCAACCCGCCAAGGGCTGGGGCGCGATCGCCCGCCAGACGATCGGTGCGGCCCTGCTCAAGAGTCCACTGCTGCAGCGACTGCTGTTTGAGAACCTGCGCCGTCCGGCCACGATCCGCCGCACCCTCAACCAGGTGTACATCGATCGCACCAACGTCGATGACGCCCTGGTGGAAGCGATCCGACGCCCTTCGCTGGATCCGGGCGCTTTCGGGGTCTTCCGCACCGTGTTCGACATCCCCCGCGGTCAGCCCCTCGATGAGCTGTTCGCGGTGTTGCAGGCTCCGCTGCTGTTGCTCTGGGGCATCCGCGATCCCTGGATCAATGCCGCCGGTCGGCGTGCCAGTTTCCAGCGCCATGCCCCGGCAGCCACCACGGAGGTGGTGCTGGAGGCGGGCCATTGCCCCCACGATGAGGTGCCGGATCAGGTGAATGCGGCCCTGCTCGACTGGTTGGCGAGCCTGCCGCCGCGGCAGGCATGTCGGCCAGAACACCGGTGA
- a CDS encoding NADP-dependent isocitrate dehydrogenase — protein sequence MAQFEKLTAPSQGTPIRFENGQPVVANDPIIPFIRGDGTGVDIWPATQKVLDAAVAKAYGGERRIEWFKVYAGDEACDLYGTYQYLPEDTLEAIRRYGVAIKGPLTTPVGGGIRSLNVALRQLFDLYSCVRPCRYYAGTPSPHKRPEDLDVIVYRENTEDIYMGVEWEANDPVGQELRKHLNEVVIPANGKLGQRQIPEGAGIGIKPVSKHGSQRHIRKAIQHALRMEGDKRHVTLVHKGNIMKFTEGAFRDWGYELATTEFRDVCITERESWILGNLDSDPNLSVQANARMIEPGYDSLTPEKKAAIDAEVQGVIEAIGSSHGNGQWKQMVLVDDRIADSIFQQIQTRPQEYSILATLNLNGDYISDAAAAVVGGLGMAPGANIGDHAAIFEATHGTAPKHAGLDRINPGSVILSGVMMLEFLGWQEAADLITQGLSAAIADQQVTYDLARLMEPAVEPVSCSGFAKAIIERF from the coding sequence ATGGCTCAGTTCGAGAAGCTCACGGCCCCCAGCCAGGGCACACCGATCCGCTTCGAGAACGGTCAGCCGGTGGTGGCCAACGACCCGATCATCCCTTTTATCCGCGGTGACGGCACCGGCGTGGACATCTGGCCTGCCACCCAGAAGGTGCTGGATGCCGCCGTGGCCAAGGCCTATGGCGGCGAGCGTCGCATCGAGTGGTTCAAGGTGTACGCCGGCGATGAGGCCTGCGACCTCTACGGCACCTATCAATACCTGCCCGAAGACACCCTGGAAGCGATCCGCCGTTATGGCGTGGCGATCAAAGGCCCCCTCACCACGCCGGTGGGCGGCGGCATCCGTTCCCTGAACGTGGCGCTGCGCCAACTCTTTGATCTGTATTCCTGTGTGCGCCCCTGTCGCTACTACGCCGGCACGCCGAGCCCCCACAAACGCCCGGAAGATCTCGACGTGATCGTGTATCGGGAAAACACCGAAGACATCTACATGGGGGTGGAGTGGGAAGCGAATGACCCGGTGGGGCAGGAGCTGCGCAAGCACCTCAATGAGGTGGTGATCCCCGCTAACGGCAAACTGGGCCAGCGCCAGATCCCGGAGGGTGCCGGCATCGGCATCAAACCGGTGAGCAAGCACGGCAGCCAGCGCCACATCCGCAAGGCGATCCAGCACGCCCTGCGCATGGAGGGCGACAAGCGTCACGTAACCCTGGTGCACAAGGGGAACATCATGAAATTCACCGAGGGCGCCTTCCGCGACTGGGGCTACGAGCTGGCCACCACCGAATTCCGTGACGTGTGCATCACCGAGCGGGAAAGCTGGATCCTCGGCAATCTCGACAGTGATCCCAACCTGAGTGTGCAGGCGAATGCACGCATGATCGAACCGGGCTACGACAGCCTGACGCCGGAGAAAAAGGCCGCGATCGATGCCGAGGTACAGGGCGTGATCGAGGCGATCGGCAGCAGCCACGGCAATGGCCAGTGGAAGCAGATGGTGCTGGTCGATGACCGGATCGCCGACAGCATTTTCCAACAGATCCAGACCCGGCCCCAGGAGTATTCGATCCTGGCCACCCTCAACCTCAACGGCGACTACATCTCCGACGCCGCCGCCGCCGTGGTGGGCGGTCTGGGCATGGCCCCCGGCGCCAACATCGGTGATCACGCGGCGATTTTTGAAGCCACCCATGGCACCGCGCCGAAGCACGCTGGTCTGGATCGGATCAATCCGGGGTCGGTGATCCTCAGCGGCGTGATGATGCTGGAGTTCCTGGGTTGGCAGGAGGCCGCCGACCTGATCACGCAGGGCCTCAGCGCCGCCATCGCGGATCAACAGGTCACCTACGACCTGGCCCGGTTGATGGAACCGGCCGTGGAGCCGGTGAGCTGCAGCGGTTTCGCCAAGGCGATCATCGAGCGTTTTTAG
- a CDS encoding FAD-binding oxidoreductase gives MIAPDGLGELQDTVRGLHQDGHPWVPCGLGTRLHWGAPLQPAADGSAHPRLSTRQLKRILHHAVDDLTVTVEAGLPLAELQAALAVHNQWLPIDWPWGSTPEPLLPEPGRSAGSIGGLVARGLSGGLRQRHLGVRDQIIGIGLIRSDGISAQAGGRVVKNVAGYDLMRLLCGSWGSLALIHSLTLRTQPIRPARAQLRVAGELQALEAWRAEVGASTLTPEWINWQGDPCSAPCTGPTAHAWSIQVGIASVSDAALEAQLSRLESLAAHHKLSAERHSWGSPLPTPAAPTDSCAWLLRLALPPARVADLLASRELSSLQGWRGELAAGAGSGDLWQESTNAADAPRTPGYAVQALRQRVNLLGGQLTVLVQPEPADPGAALPAWLDAPARPLIEALKREFDPLQQLSRGRLPGVATPYPLS, from the coding sequence CTGATCGCACCCGACGGCCTGGGTGAACTGCAGGACACCGTGCGCGGTTTGCACCAGGACGGCCACCCCTGGGTGCCCTGTGGACTCGGCACCCGACTGCACTGGGGCGCACCCCTGCAACCAGCCGCCGATGGCAGCGCCCACCCGCGCCTGAGCACCAGGCAACTCAAGCGGATCCTCCACCACGCCGTCGACGATCTCACCGTGACCGTGGAGGCGGGTCTACCCCTGGCCGAGCTCCAGGCGGCCCTGGCGGTGCACAACCAGTGGCTGCCGATCGACTGGCCCTGGGGCAGCACGCCTGAGCCACTCCTGCCGGAACCCGGTCGCTCCGCCGGCAGCATCGGTGGGTTGGTGGCGCGGGGCCTCAGCGGTGGCCTCCGCCAGCGGCACCTGGGGGTGCGCGACCAGATCATCGGCATCGGTCTCATCCGCAGCGATGGCATCAGCGCCCAGGCAGGCGGCCGCGTCGTCAAGAATGTGGCTGGCTACGACCTGATGCGCCTGCTCTGCGGCAGCTGGGGCAGCCTCGCCCTGATCCACAGCCTCACCCTGCGCACCCAGCCGATCCGGCCAGCCCGAGCCCAACTGCGGGTAGCAGGCGAGCTCCAGGCTCTGGAGGCCTGGCGCGCCGAGGTGGGGGCCAGCACGCTTACCCCGGAATGGATCAACTGGCAGGGCGACCCATGCTCCGCCCCCTGCACCGGCCCGACAGCGCACGCCTGGAGCATCCAGGTGGGAATCGCCAGCGTCAGTGATGCGGCGTTGGAGGCGCAGCTGAGCCGCCTCGAGTCACTCGCCGCGCACCACAAACTGAGCGCGGAACGACACTCCTGGGGCAGTCCCCTGCCAACCCCAGCTGCCCCCACAGACTCCTGCGCCTGGCTCCTGCGTCTGGCCCTGCCGCCGGCCCGGGTCGCCGACCTGCTCGCCAGCCGGGAGCTGTCCAGCCTCCAGGGCTGGCGGGGCGAGCTGGCGGCGGGGGCCGGCAGCGGCGACCTCTGGCAAGAAAGCACCAACGCAGCCGATGCCCCAAGGACGCCTGGGTATGCGGTGCAGGCCTTGCGGCAACGGGTAAACCTGCTGGGCGGCCAGCTCACGGTGCTGGTGCAGCCGGAGCCGGCCGATCCCGGCGCGGCCCTACCGGCTTGGCTCGATGCCCCCGCCCGCCCCCTGATCGAGGCGCTGAAACGGGAATTTGATCCGCTCCAGCAACTGAGCCGCGGTCGCCTGCCGGGGGTGGCGACGCCGTATCCCCTCAGCTGA
- a CDS encoding four-carbon acid sugar kinase family protein, which yields MTIVVIDDDPTGSQTVHTCPLLLRWDLDTLRRGLRHPSPLLFVLANTRALAPAAAAARNREIASALVAALAAEAIPPEAVQLVSRGDSTLRGHGVLEPQVLAEVWQAEVGPVDATLHVPAFLPGGRTTVGGVHLLHGEPVHRSAFAQDRVFGYSTSDLAAWLEEKSAGAIAAASVARLNLELLDRADRAGSEALVGWLAALDGNRPVVVDAERPEQLAALGAAVEALRGRKRFLFRSAASLLNGLVEGAGRPLGPQPLDAASLASLRRRGATGQALPGLVLVGSHVPLADQQLAVLLAEERCVGLELPVARIARVLEGGSADLLLADLEREWLARLRQLLAAGRTPVLFTSRGELSFGIDAAAMERRLAFGMELARLMARLVRGLLRGGVRGVAGSDAQAAPALGYLISKGGITTGTVLAEGLGLEAVQLEGQLLPGLSLVRSLGDGSDAVVGLPILTFPGNLGDPSTLAEAWHWMEWGGAGNA from the coding sequence ATGACCATCGTGGTGATCGACGACGACCCCACCGGCTCCCAGACGGTGCACACCTGTCCGTTGTTGCTGCGCTGGGATCTGGACACGTTGCGCCGGGGCCTGCGCCATCCCTCCCCGTTGCTGTTTGTGCTCGCCAACACGCGGGCCCTTGCGCCGGCAGCCGCTGCAGCCCGCAATCGTGAGATTGCCAGCGCCCTGGTGGCGGCCCTGGCGGCGGAGGCGATTCCGCCTGAAGCGGTGCAGCTGGTGAGTCGGGGTGACTCCACCCTGCGCGGCCATGGTGTGCTCGAACCCCAGGTGCTGGCGGAGGTCTGGCAGGCCGAGGTCGGCCCGGTGGATGCCACCTTGCACGTGCCCGCCTTCCTGCCGGGGGGGCGCACCACGGTGGGCGGAGTCCATTTGTTGCACGGCGAGCCGGTGCACCGGTCGGCCTTTGCCCAGGACCGCGTCTTTGGCTACAGCACCAGCGATCTGGCTGCCTGGTTGGAGGAGAAGAGCGCTGGTGCGATTGCCGCCGCGTCTGTGGCCAGATTGAATCTGGAGCTGCTGGATCGGGCAGACCGGGCTGGCTCTGAGGCGCTGGTCGGCTGGTTGGCAGCTCTCGACGGCAACCGACCGGTGGTGGTGGATGCAGAGCGGCCCGAGCAGCTTGCGGCCCTTGGCGCGGCGGTGGAAGCACTCAGGGGGCGCAAGCGCTTTCTGTTCCGTTCCGCCGCCAGTCTGCTGAATGGCTTGGTGGAGGGGGCAGGGCGGCCCCTCGGGCCTCAACCTCTCGATGCCGCCAGCCTGGCATCCCTGCGTCGTCGTGGGGCCACAGGCCAGGCGCTGCCAGGGCTCGTGTTGGTGGGGTCTCATGTGCCTCTGGCGGATCAGCAGCTGGCGGTGCTGCTGGCGGAGGAGCGTTGCGTGGGCCTGGAGCTGCCGGTGGCCCGGATCGCCCGGGTGCTGGAGGGGGGCAGCGCCGATCTGTTGCTGGCGGATCTGGAACGGGAGTGGTTGGCGCGGTTGCGACAGCTGCTGGCGGCCGGGCGCACGCCGGTGTTGTTCACCAGTCGGGGTGAGTTGAGTTTCGGGATCGATGCTGCTGCCATGGAACGACGCCTGGCCTTCGGGATGGAGCTGGCCCGGTTGATGGCTCGCCTGGTACGCGGCCTGCTGCGCGGTGGCGTGCGCGGCGTGGCTGGCTCGGATGCGCAGGCGGCGCCAGCGTTGGGCTACCTGATCAGCAAAGGCGGAATCACCACCGGCACTGTGCTGGCGGAGGGGCTGGGGCTGGAGGCGGTGCAGCTGGAGGGCCAGCTCTTGCCTGGCTTGTCGCTGGTGAGGTCCCTGGGTGATGGTTCTGATGCTGTGGTTGGGCTGCCGATCCTCACCTTCCCAGGCAACCTCGGCGACCCGAGCACCCTGGCGGAGGCTTGGCATTGGATGGAGTGGGGTGGGGCGGGGAATGCTTGA
- a CDS encoding phytanoyl-CoA dioxygenase family protein, whose protein sequence is MQLAEARFNRDGFVFIPGFLDPSTRLQLRELIPRIIDSAAIWRQSGEHLWFLQDDLPALDRLLRTPSLLERLDRACDLKGEPLELLAVTLYSRNPGEPGTAWHQDARFIASDSLEALSVWIPLQAMDAMNSPLKFMAGSHRHCLLHQPQAAVSTPIGLPGRSPTMAAPMAFGDATVHTPWTLHASSSNRSPIVRHALIVNWLRAPLTRNPQTTLHGYGHSPVVNSLRERNDATLKRRLQQAGIRISPSQWRHGDR, encoded by the coding sequence ATGCAACTGGCTGAAGCCCGCTTCAACCGAGACGGTTTCGTTTTCATTCCGGGATTTCTCGATCCGTCGACACGCCTCCAACTGCGCGAGCTCATCCCTCGGATCATCGACTCCGCTGCCATCTGGCGACAGAGCGGTGAACACCTCTGGTTTCTACAGGATGATCTGCCTGCCCTGGACCGGCTGCTGCGAACCCCCAGCCTCCTGGAGCGCTTGGATCGCGCCTGCGACCTCAAGGGAGAGCCGCTGGAGCTGCTGGCGGTCACCCTGTACAGCCGAAACCCCGGGGAGCCCGGCACCGCCTGGCATCAGGACGCTCGTTTCATCGCCAGCGACAGCTTGGAGGCCCTGTCGGTGTGGATCCCGCTGCAGGCAATGGATGCCATGAACAGCCCTCTCAAGTTCATGGCTGGCAGCCATCGCCATTGCCTTCTGCATCAACCCCAGGCCGCTGTCAGTACGCCCATCGGCCTGCCGGGAAGGTCCCCCACCATGGCGGCACCGATGGCCTTCGGCGACGCCACGGTTCACACGCCCTGGACCTTGCACGCCTCCAGCAGCAATCGCAGCCCCATCGTGCGCCATGCCCTGATCGTGAACTGGCTGCGAGCTCCCCTCACGCGCAATCCCCAGACCACGCTGCACGGCTATGGGCATTCTCCTGTTGTCAACAGCCTTCGGGAACGCAACGACGCCACACTCAAACGCCGACTGCAGCAAGCCGGAATCCGGATCAGCCCTTCACAATGGCGCCATGGCGATCGCTGA
- a CDS encoding (Fe-S)-binding protein: MAIADPTDPCIHCGFCLPTCASYRVLGTEMDSPRGRIHTLKAIEAGELSLDATVASHFDSCLGCFACVSACPSGVRYDQLIEATRPKLNTDELRSPWQQSFRQLLLAVLPYPKRLRALLTPLRAYAGGPLQTLARRAGLPRWLGPQLEAMEALLPPLAAEGFRDRFPLLNPARGERRGRVGLVLGCVQRCFDPDVNQATVAVLQANGFEVVIPADQGCCGAVSHHQGQLEQTRELASELVRSFSTAAGVEGLDAVLVAASGCGHTMKAYGELLNEGQSGFPYPVLDVHEFLAARGLSDAFRRSLQPLPIAVAYHDACHMIHGQGITAQPRQLLRAIPELELREATEVGVCCGSAGIYNLVQPAEAAELGQIKAQDLSGTGASVIASANIGCSLQLRRHLEVDGPEVLHPMQLLARSTGLSAPQSDCPPGEQANQRISAERRRSIA; the protein is encoded by the coding sequence ATGGCGATCGCTGACCCCACCGACCCCTGCATCCATTGCGGCTTCTGCCTCCCCACCTGCGCCAGCTATCGGGTGTTGGGCACGGAGATGGATTCACCAAGGGGGCGCATCCACACCCTCAAGGCGATCGAAGCGGGCGAGCTGAGCCTCGATGCCACCGTGGCGTCCCATTTCGACAGTTGTCTGGGCTGCTTCGCCTGCGTCAGCGCCTGCCCCTCCGGGGTGCGCTACGACCAGCTGATCGAGGCGACCCGGCCAAAGCTGAACACAGACGAGCTGCGCTCTCCCTGGCAGCAGAGCTTCCGCCAGCTGCTGCTGGCGGTGCTCCCCTACCCCAAACGGCTGCGCGCCCTGCTCACCCCCCTGCGCGCCTACGCAGGAGGACCCCTCCAAACCCTGGCCCGCCGCGCCGGCCTGCCCCGCTGGCTCGGACCCCAGCTGGAGGCCATGGAGGCGCTGTTGCCCCCCCTGGCAGCGGAGGGGTTCAGGGATCGCTTTCCCCTGCTGAATCCGGCCCGGGGCGAACGCCGCGGCCGGGTGGGACTGGTGCTCGGCTGCGTGCAGCGCTGCTTCGATCCGGATGTGAATCAGGCCACCGTGGCGGTGCTCCAGGCGAACGGATTCGAGGTGGTGATCCCTGCGGATCAGGGCTGCTGCGGTGCCGTGAGCCACCACCAGGGGCAGCTCGAACAGACGCGGGAACTGGCCAGCGAGCTAGTTCGCAGCTTCTCTACGGCCGCGGGAGTCGAGGGCCTCGATGCGGTGTTGGTGGCGGCCTCCGGCTGTGGTCACACCATGAAGGCCTACGGCGAGCTGCTGAACGAGGGGCAAAGCGGCTTTCCCTACCCCGTGTTGGATGTGCATGAATTCCTGGCGGCCCGGGGCCTCTCAGACGCATTCCGCCGCTCCCTCCAACCGCTGCCGATCGCAGTGGCTTATCACGATGCTTGCCACATGATCCACGGCCAGGGCATCACCGCCCAGCCTCGCCAGCTGCTGCGGGCGATTCCGGAGCTGGAGCTGCGCGAGGCCACCGAAGTGGGCGTGTGTTGCGGTAGCGCCGGCATCTACAACCTGGTGCAGCCAGCCGAGGCGGCCGAACTCGGCCAGATCAAGGCACAAGACCTGAGCGGCACCGGTGCCAGCGTGATCGCGAGCGCCAACATCGGCTGCAGCCTGCAACTGCGCCGCCACCTGGAGGTCGATGGTCCGGAGGTCCTGCATCCGATGCAACTGCTGGCCCGATCTACCGGGTTGTCAGCGCCTCAGAGCGACTGCCCCCCAGGGGAACAAGCGAACCAGCGCATCAGTGCAGAGCGCAGACGCAGCATCGCCTGA
- a CDS encoding 2OG-Fe(II) oxygenase, with translation MTPTLLQSVLEGELALRRDRPGWDHEAISTVCDELRSTRHQGAWANTPWGRTLPRSCVGTAPDRYRHSLRKRPSQPCQRLDQLFFQPLCHWLEQRFALPVHPLRLADGTPLPGWALREMAPGGTIPDHCERDWNHCNLVETGGLTDTLFDPDLQMSFIYALQAASGGGELEILANREQHDLAAGDLLLFNAGVHPHRIRPTVGPRPRVVLGGFLRLNQSRTTLHCYV, from the coding sequence TTGACGCCCACGCTGCTTCAGAGCGTCCTGGAGGGCGAGCTGGCTCTCCGTCGCGACCGACCAGGCTGGGATCACGAAGCGATCAGCACTGTGTGCGATGAGCTGCGCAGCACGCGGCATCAAGGGGCCTGGGCCAATACGCCATGGGGTCGCACCCTGCCCCGCAGCTGCGTTGGCACAGCACCGGATCGCTATCGGCACAGCCTTCGGAAACGACCGAGTCAACCCTGCCAACGGCTCGATCAACTCTTCTTCCAGCCCCTCTGCCATTGGCTCGAACAGCGATTCGCTCTGCCCGTTCATCCTCTGCGGCTTGCAGACGGCACCCCCCTGCCGGGTTGGGCCCTGCGGGAGATGGCACCGGGGGGCACCATCCCGGATCACTGCGAGCGCGACTGGAATCACTGCAACCTGGTCGAGACCGGTGGATTAACCGACACCCTGTTCGACCCGGATCTGCAGATGAGTTTCATCTACGCACTGCAGGCCGCCAGCGGCGGGGGTGAGCTGGAGATCCTTGCCAACCGGGAACAACACGACCTCGCAGCCGGTGATCTGCTGCTGTTTAACGCTGGAGTTCACCCCCATCGGATCCGACCGACGGTGGGTCCGCGCCCCAGGGTGGTGCTGGGGGGATTTCTACGCTTGAACCAATCCCGCACCACTCTGCACTGCTACGTGTGA
- a CDS encoding galactose mutarotase: MAMTLTQQSAPYAHWEYVHPESGDRLRIVPERGGLVSEWRCDGREVLYFDQERYADPSKSIRGGIPVLFPICGNLPGDVLPLASGEFTLKQHGFARDLPWQLQLLEDQSGVRLSLHDNEATRTAYPFPFLVVMEVRPVPQALEISVTIRHQSDDHQGKEPKSDAAAEAMPFSFGLHPYFNVTDLSRTHLEGLAPVCLNHLEMAEADTASQLARLPEGVDFLTRPAGPVTLEDDVAGTRLQLQHLDPMDLTVVWTEPPRPMVCLEPWTGPRQALISGDRKLELAPGESRTLGCRYVIS; encoded by the coding sequence ATGGCCATGACGCTCACGCAGCAGTCCGCGCCCTACGCCCATTGGGAGTATGTGCACCCCGAATCGGGTGATCGCCTCAGGATCGTGCCCGAGCGGGGCGGCCTGGTGAGTGAGTGGCGCTGCGATGGTCGCGAGGTGCTCTATTTCGACCAGGAGCGTTATGCCGACCCCAGCAAAAGCATCCGGGGCGGCATCCCAGTGCTGTTCCCGATCTGCGGCAATCTCCCCGGCGATGTGCTGCCCCTGGCCAGTGGGGAGTTCACCCTCAAGCAGCACGGGTTTGCCCGCGACCTGCCCTGGCAGCTGCAGCTGCTCGAGGATCAGAGCGGTGTGCGCCTCAGCCTTCACGACAACGAGGCGACCCGGACGGCCTATCCCTTCCCGTTTCTGGTGGTGATGGAGGTGCGACCCGTGCCCCAGGCCCTCGAGATCAGCGTCACGATCCGCCATCAGAGTGATGATCACCAGGGCAAGGAGCCCAAAAGCGACGCGGCTGCCGAAGCGATGCCCTTCAGCTTCGGCCTCCATCCCTATTTCAACGTCACCGACCTGAGTCGCACCCACCTGGAAGGGCTGGCGCCGGTGTGCCTCAATCATCTGGAGATGGCTGAAGCCGACACCGCCTCCCAGCTGGCCCGTCTGCCCGAGGGTGTGGACTTTCTTACCCGCCCCGCCGGCCCGGTGACCCTGGAGGATGATGTCGCCGGCACCCGGTTGCAGCTGCAACATCTCGATCCGATGGATCTCACCGTGGTGTGGACCGAGCCACCGCGGCCGATGGTCTGCCTCGAGCCCTGGACCGGGCCGCGGCAGGCGCTGATCAGCGGCGATCGCAAGCTTGAGCTCGCTCCCGGTGAGAGCCGCACGCTCGGCTGCCGTTACGTGATCAGCTGA
- a CDS encoding cation:proton antiporter codes for MVLPLELAQLPEILTQLSSHDLEVAETLIGVIRFLLIFVAARTMAEVLVRLQLPTILGELLAGVIIGASGLHLLVPPDTQAQLSQSFVSLISGLAAIPPDTIPEIYNETFPSLQAVATLGLYALLFLTGLESELDELVAVGGQAFTVAVAGVVLPFALGTFGLMSLFHVELIPAIFAGASMTATSIGITASVFGELGYLKTREGQIVIGAAVLDDILGIVILAVVVSLATGGSLAIAPIVKLVAAAIVFVVAAIGLSRTAAPAFDWLIDKLKAPGEVLVASFVILSFSCFAATAIGLEAALGAFAAGLILSGSKHNHAIQQAVLPIVTLFATIFFVLVGAGMDLSVINPLDPASRSALVVAGFLLVIAIVGKIASGWAFLSDKPTRRLVVGLGMMPRGEVGLIFLGLGTSAGLLSPSLEAAILLMVIGTTFLAPILLRLVIGGDKPDDGDSVDEAVAADPVGLI; via the coding sequence ATGGTTCTCCCCCTGGAGCTGGCCCAGCTGCCCGAGATCCTCACCCAGCTCAGCAGTCACGATCTGGAGGTGGCCGAGACCCTGATCGGGGTGATCCGCTTCCTGCTGATCTTCGTGGCGGCGCGCACGATGGCGGAAGTGCTGGTGCGGCTGCAGTTGCCCACCATCCTCGGTGAGCTCCTGGCTGGCGTGATCATCGGCGCCTCCGGCCTGCATCTGCTGGTGCCTCCCGACACCCAGGCCCAGCTCAGCCAGAGCTTTGTGTCGCTGATCAGCGGCTTGGCGGCGATCCCGCCCGACACGATCCCGGAGATCTACAACGAAACCTTCCCGTCGTTGCAGGCGGTGGCGACGCTCGGTCTGTACGCGCTGCTGTTCCTCACCGGGCTGGAAAGCGAACTGGATGAACTGGTGGCGGTGGGCGGTCAGGCCTTCACCGTGGCCGTGGCCGGTGTGGTGCTTCCCTTCGCCCTCGGCACCTTCGGCCTGATGAGCCTCTTCCACGTGGAGCTGATCCCGGCGATCTTCGCCGGAGCGTCCATGACGGCCACCAGCATCGGCATTACCGCCAGCGTGTTCGGGGAGCTCGGTTACCTGAAAACGCGCGAGGGGCAGATTGTGATCGGCGCTGCCGTTCTCGACGACATTCTTGGCATTGTGATCCTGGCTGTGGTGGTGTCGCTGGCCACCGGCGGTTCCCTGGCGATTGCCCCGATCGTGAAATTGGTGGCTGCGGCGATCGTGTTTGTGGTGGCGGCGATCGGCCTCAGCCGCACCGCGGCACCTGCCTTCGACTGGCTGATCGACAAGCTCAAGGCGCCGGGGGAAGTGCTGGTGGCCTCCTTCGTGATCCTGTCGTTCAGCTGCTTTGCGGCCACGGCGATCGGCCTGGAGGCGGCCCTCGGCGCCTTTGCCGCTGGCCTGATCCTCAGCGGCTCCAAGCACAACCACGCCATTCAGCAGGCGGTGCTGCCGATCGTGACCCTGTTCGCCACGATCTTCTTCGTGCTTGTGGGTGCGGGCATGGATCTTTCGGTGATCAACCCGCTCGATCCGGCCAGCCGCTCCGCCCTCGTGGTGGCCGGTTTCCTGCTGGTGATCGCGATCGTCGGCAAGATCGCATCGGGTTGGGCTTTCCTCAGCGACAAGCCCACGCGCCGCCTGGTGGTGGGTCTGGGCATGATGCCCCGGGGTGAAGTGGGTCTGATCTTCCTCGGCCTGGGCACCAGTGCCGGCCTGCTCTCGCCCTCGCTGGAGGCGGCGATTCTGCTGATGGTGATCGGCACCACCTTCCTGGCTCCGATCCTGCTGCGCCTGGTGATCGGTGGCGACAAACCCGACGATGGCGACAGCGTTGATGAGGCGGTGGCGGCCGATCCGGTTGGCTTAATCTGA